The DNA segment AGGCGCAGGCCATCCGCTTCAACGCGACCGACGAGGCTCTGCGCCCGATGGGTCGTGCGACCTCCGGTGTGATCGGCATGCGGTTCAGCGACAACGACGAGCTGCTCGCCATGGAAGTGGTGCGCGACGGCATGGATGTGTTGGTCGCCACCAACGGTGGGTATGCGAAACGCACGCCGATCGAGGAGTATCCCGTACAGGGCCGTGGCGGCAAGGGTGTGCTGACCGCCAAGATCACGGAGCGTCGTGGTGGACTTGTCGGTGCTCTGGTGATCAGCCCGGAGGATGAACTGTTTGCCATCACCAGCAATGGTGGTGTCATCCGGACTCCCGTGAAGCCTGTACGGCGCACGAGGGATCGGAACACAATGGGGGTCAAGCTGATGGACCTCCCAGAAGGTGTAACCATCGTGGCGCTTGCTCGCAATGCCGACGAGCCTGACGAACAGGACTAGTTGATGCCGGAGACACAGGCGAAGTCGGGAGGTCCGGGGGCCTCAGCGACTCCGGGCGATGCGGCGAAGAAGGACACCGCCGCACCGAACGGGCGCGAGACCCCAGGGCGCGCCGCTGTCCCCGCCGAAGCCCCCGCCTCGCCGCCGAAGTTCACCCGTGCGCCGGGCATGGCCCCGCCGCCGGGTGAGCCCGCCGCCGACGGCAAGCCGGCCGGGCCGGCCGGTGGCCCGTCCGTGGTGAAGGGCTCGGCCGCCGTGCCGGTCGTCACCAAGGGCAAGGGCGCCGCGCCCGGGACCACGCCGGGACGCCCCGGTGGGGCTCCGGCGCCGGGTCAGGGGCAGACCGGTCAGCAGCGTCCCGCAGGGGCGGCCCCAGCGGCCGCTCCGGGCGCTGCCAAGCAGCGTTCCGGCCCGCAGGCCGCCGGCTCCGCGGCCGTCGGCGCCGCCCGTGTCTCCGAAGCGGTCCGTTCCGCGCGCTCCACGGTCTCCTCGGCCGCGGCGCGCGGACCCCGCCGGGCCCGGCTCAACCTCAAGCGGATCGACCCCTGGTCCGTGATGAAGTTCGCATTCGCGGTCTCGATCGTGCTCTTCATCGTGGTGGTCGTGGCGACCTCGGTGCTCTACCTCGCCCTCGACACCATGGGCGTGTGGAGCTCGGTCAACAACAGCCTCAAGGACCTGGTGACCGCTTCCGGCGGCGACCAGGCCAGCTCCGGCGGCTCCTTCCGGATCACCGCGTGGGGCGTGATCGGCACGTCGATGCTGATCGGGGCGGTGAACGTCGTCCTCTTCACGGCGCTCGCCACCCTCGGCGCCTTCATCTACAACGTCTGCGCCGACCTGGTCGGCGGCGTCGAGCTGACCCTCGCCGAACGGGACTGACGATCCCTGGTCGGGTTGCGAGCCACCCCCGCTTTGGAGGCTCGCAACCCGATGCGGTAACGTTCCTCTCGCAGTTGAGCGGGGCTATAGCTCAGTCGGTTAGAGCGCAGAGCTGATAACTCTGAGGTCGATGGTTCGATTCCATCTAGCCCCACGAACTGGTTGGCGGTCCTGCGTTCGCAGAAAGCGCGAACCAGGACCGTTCGTCATATCTACCGGGGGGCCGAGCCCCCCGAACCCCCCACGGTGCGATGGTTGCGCTTGGTGCGTTTCATGCGCTTCCCTCTCTGTACGGGGTACGCACACTCGACACTGTTGTAGGGGGATGTGCTCGATGCTCAAGAAGCTCCTGATCGTTGCTGGTGTGGCCGGGGCTGCTTACCTGGTCGTCAAGAAGGTCAAGGCTTCGAGCGACGAGCGCGCGTTGTGGCACGAGGCCACCACTTCCCCTGATCTTCGCTAGGTTTAGCGAGACGGGGCCCTAGCTCAACTGGCAGAGCACCGCCTTTGCAAGGCGGGGGTTAGGGGTTCAAGTCCCCTGGGCTCCACTTTCAACTGAGGTTCAACGGTTCGACATCTCTCGTTGAGAGTGTTCCGGCCGTGTTCATCGATCATGGCGGGCGTGCGCTCGCCGTTTCACGGGGGACCGGGCTCGCCGGGTCTTTACTGATAGCCGGCGGTGGGTTCACCGCCAGGGCTCTTCCATCCGCTTCGGTCGTCCGGCACGCGCAGGCCGGGCTCGTCTGCGTCTACAGCGGCCTCGTCCTGCTGCTGCTCGCCTGGTGGTGGTACGGCCGGGTGACCAGGAGCACACGGGACGACAGGTGGACGCTGGGGCGGTGGAGCGCGCCGCTCACCGGCGCGCCCGTCGCAGAGGGCCTGTGGCGCGTTGCCGGCCTGCTGGCCGTCGGGATCATCGCGGCGCTGGTCTGGGCGCACAGGGACCGTCTGGGGCCGGTCTACGGGCTGGGCATCGTGCTCCTCGCCGTGGTCTTCTTCGGTCCCGCGATCCGCCCCTGGTACGTCGTCTGGGGTCTGGTGCCGCTGGCGGCCCTCGGGGTTCTGCTCGGAGCCGCCGTCTTCCTCGCCGTCCGGATGACGGCCGTACCCCGGGTGGTTGTCCGATGAGAATTCGCTGGTGGATGGTCGCGCTCGCCGCGCTCGCGGTCGAGGTCTTCACGGTCACCGTTCCGACGTTCCGCAACTTCTTCGACCTCGGCGTCTACCAGGGCGCCGTCCATCACTGGCTGGTCGACGGCGGTGACCTGTACAAGTACCGCTACCACGGCACGGTGTACGGCTTCACCTATCCGCCGTTCGCCGCGATGGTGATGGGCCCGCTGGCGTTCCTCTCGTGGCCGGTCGCGGTGGCCGCCTGGATCACCGGCAACGTGATCTGCCTCGTGTTGCTGCTGCACTGGTTCCTGCCGGAGAACCTGAGCCGGAACCTCAAGATCGGTGCCCTCGCTCTCCTGGCCCTGTTCCTCTTCGAGCCGGTACGGGACACGTTCAGCTACGCCCAGGTCAACCTCTTCCTGCTGCTGCTCGTCGTGGCCGGGTTGCGATACCCGCGCTGGGCCGGCGTCGGCATCGGCCTGGCCGCCGCGATCAAACTGACCCCGGCCGTCTTCATCGGCTACCTGCTGCTGAGCCGGCAGTACCGGGCCGCGGCCGTGGCAGCCGGCACCGCCGTCGGGGCGACCGCCATCGCCGCGATCCTGGCGCCGCATCTGTCCCGGACGTTCTGGACCGAGGCGCTCTGGGACACCAACCGGGTCGGGCACACGTACATCGTCTCCAACCAGTCGCTGCGGGGCGTCGTCGATCGTCTGGAGGCGTCGTCGCCCTGGTGGCTGCTCTCGGTGGCGCTGGTCGTCGTGTGCTGGGCCTGGTGGGTCCGCAAGCACGGCGCTGCCGACCCGGCGGCTGCGCTCGCGCTCACCGGCCTG comes from the Actinoplanes sp. OR16 genome and includes:
- a CDS encoding glycosyltransferase 87 family protein, with protein sequence MRIRWWMVALAALAVEVFTVTVPTFRNFFDLGVYQGAVHHWLVDGGDLYKYRYHGTVYGFTYPPFAAMVMGPLAFLSWPVAVAAWITGNVICLVLLLHWFLPENLSRNLKIGALALLALFLFEPVRDTFSYAQVNLFLLLLVVAGLRYPRWAGVGIGLAAAIKLTPAVFIGYLLLSRQYRAAAVAAGTAVGATAIAAILAPHLSRTFWTEALWDTNRVGHTYIVSNQSLRGVVDRLEASSPWWLLSVALVVVCWAWWVRKHGAADPAAALALTGLLSCLISPISWVHHLVWLLPAFFLLLDRSIGNPKRLGVLAALYVVMCSSLPWLWWDRPIGWDVFLGVNAYVWVTLALGGLLVTSSVRAGRLPEPAFDSLSP
- a CDS encoding DUF3566 domain-containing protein; amino-acid sequence: MPETQAKSGGPGASATPGDAAKKDTAAPNGRETPGRAAVPAEAPASPPKFTRAPGMAPPPGEPAADGKPAGPAGGPSVVKGSAAVPVVTKGKGAAPGTTPGRPGGAPAPGQGQTGQQRPAGAAPAAAPGAAKQRSGPQAAGSAAVGAARVSEAVRSARSTVSSAAARGPRRARLNLKRIDPWSVMKFAFAVSIVLFIVVVVATSVLYLALDTMGVWSSVNNSLKDLVTASGGDQASSGGSFRITAWGVIGTSMLIGAVNVVLFTALATLGAFIYNVCADLVGGVELTLAERD
- a CDS encoding DLW-39 family protein, producing the protein MLKKLLIVAGVAGAAYLVVKKVKASSDERALWHEATTSPDLR